One Novosphingobium sp. EMRT-2 DNA segment encodes these proteins:
- a CDS encoding DHA2 family efflux MFS transporter permease subunit — MAGSTEAPVAIRGAALVIAGIVLAASNFMVVLDTTIANVSVPHIAGSLGISTSQGIWIITSYSVAEAICVPLTGWLAGRFGAVRTFIFCMMGFGIFSMLCGMSPTLGMLVACRIGQGLCGGPLMPLSQTLLMRIFPPEQRNQAMALWAMTTVVAPILGPICGGSISDAWSWHWIFFINVPVVLLCSFGAMRVLRPAETPTEDLRVDRTGLVLMIIWIGALQILLDLGRERDWFGDPLIVALGVVAAIFFAIFLAWELTEEQPIVDLRVFRHRGFTVSTLSLALTYACFFATSVIIPQYLQVGLGYTSTDAGYATSFIGVGAVIMAPIVGRLASKVDLRLLVFGGILWLGMVSWLRSGWTADADFWTLSFPQMVQGFGMPAFFIAATALGLSAVEPRETASAAGVMSFMRTMAGAIGASVATTYWDDSQRVARSEIVGRLNTAQAADGLSAQGFSLNQTRQVIANIVDRESLAQATNHVFLVLAVLFVASAMVIWLTPKPSREVDRSAAH; from the coding sequence ATGGCCGGTTCGACTGAGGCTCCCGTAGCGATCCGTGGCGCCGCGCTGGTGATCGCCGGGATCGTGCTGGCGGCGTCCAACTTCATGGTCGTGCTCGATACGACCATCGCCAACGTGTCGGTGCCCCACATCGCCGGCAGCCTGGGCATTTCCACCAGCCAGGGGATATGGATCATCACGTCCTATTCCGTGGCGGAGGCGATCTGCGTTCCGTTGACCGGCTGGCTTGCCGGCCGTTTCGGCGCGGTGCGTACCTTTATCTTCTGCATGATGGGCTTCGGCATCTTCTCGATGCTGTGCGGCATGTCGCCCACGCTTGGGATGCTCGTGGCCTGCCGGATCGGGCAAGGACTGTGCGGCGGGCCGCTGATGCCGCTGTCGCAGACGCTGCTGATGCGTATCTTCCCGCCCGAACAACGCAACCAGGCGATGGCGCTGTGGGCGATGACCACGGTTGTCGCTCCCATTCTCGGGCCGATCTGCGGCGGTTCGATCAGCGATGCGTGGTCGTGGCACTGGATCTTCTTCATCAACGTGCCGGTGGTCCTGCTGTGCAGCTTCGGCGCGATGCGGGTGTTGCGCCCGGCCGAAACGCCGACGGAAGACCTGCGCGTCGACCGTACCGGCCTCGTGCTGATGATCATCTGGATCGGGGCGTTGCAGATCCTGCTTGACCTGGGGCGCGAGCGCGACTGGTTTGGCGATCCACTGATCGTGGCGCTGGGTGTTGTCGCCGCGATCTTCTTCGCGATTTTCCTGGCCTGGGAACTGACGGAGGAACAGCCGATCGTCGATCTGCGGGTGTTCCGGCACCGGGGGTTCACGGTATCCACGCTGTCGCTGGCGCTGACCTACGCCTGCTTTTTCGCAACCTCGGTGATCATCCCGCAATACCTTCAGGTGGGGCTTGGCTACACGTCCACCGATGCCGGCTATGCCACCTCGTTCATTGGCGTGGGCGCGGTGATCATGGCCCCCATCGTCGGCCGCCTGGCATCGAAGGTGGACCTGCGCCTGCTCGTTTTCGGCGGCATCCTGTGGCTGGGCATGGTGTCCTGGCTGCGGTCGGGCTGGACGGCGGATGCCGATTTCTGGACGCTGTCGTTCCCGCAGATGGTGCAGGGCTTCGGGATGCCGGCCTTCTTCATCGCGGCGACGGCGCTGGGCCTGAGCGCGGTGGAGCCGCGCGAGACGGCATCGGCGGCGGGGGTGATGAGCTTCATGCGGACGATGGCGGGCGCGATCGGCGCGTCCGTCGCCACGACCTATTGGGACGACAGCCAGCGCGTCGCCCGCAGCGAGATCGTCGGGCGCCTGAACACGGCGCAGGCGGCGGACGGGCTCTCGGCGCAAGGCTTCTCGCTCAACCAAACGCGGCAGGTCATCGCCAACATCGTTGATCGCGAAAGTCTGGCGCAGGCGACCAACCACGTCTTCCTGGTGCTGGCCGTGCTGTTCGTGGCGTCGGCCATGGTCATCTGGCTGACGCCGAAACCGAGCCGCGAAGTGGATCGTTCGGCTGCGCACTGA
- a CDS encoding DUF4198 domain-containing protein, whose translation MLNKTLLLATGSLAFAVPAQAHDAWFLPSLTVLSDTNQGITVDAATSSVPFVANHAPLNVDAVQVQAPDGTAGKIENVARGRYRSTFDVVIDKPGTWRIGTTMDAVMGRFKVNGEDWMVGRRRGPGGPGAGAPGMGAEGGNRPPMPPAGGPGGPGGPGGEGGGPRRMIDPAHVVATVADIPANATDLDLTQNQSRNEFFVTAGEPTQTVLQASGKGLEMVPVTHPDDLVTSEPGKFRFLVDGKPAAGLKVEFVPNAQRFRDGDHAQALMTGADGLVTVKWPVAGFYWVNASLTDDKPSAPRATKRRMTYTATLEVVAP comes from the coding sequence ATGCTGAACAAGACCCTTCTGCTGGCGACGGGATCGCTGGCCTTTGCCGTGCCCGCGCAGGCGCATGACGCCTGGTTCCTGCCCTCGCTCACCGTGTTGTCGGATACCAACCAGGGCATCACGGTCGATGCCGCCACCTCGTCCGTGCCGTTCGTCGCCAACCATGCGCCGCTGAACGTGGATGCGGTGCAGGTGCAGGCGCCCGACGGCACGGCCGGCAAGATCGAGAACGTCGCGCGGGGCCGCTATCGCAGCACGTTCGACGTGGTGATCGACAAGCCCGGGACCTGGCGGATCGGAACCACGATGGATGCGGTGATGGGAAGGTTCAAGGTCAATGGCGAGGACTGGATGGTCGGCCGGCGCCGTGGTCCGGGTGGCCCGGGCGCTGGCGCTCCCGGCATGGGCGCCGAGGGTGGCAACCGCCCGCCGATGCCGCCCGCTGGTGGTCCGGGCGGTCCCGGAGGTCCGGGAGGCGAGGGCGGCGGGCCGCGCCGCATGATCGATCCCGCGCATGTCGTCGCCACCGTGGCCGACATTCCGGCGAACGCGACCGATCTCGATCTCACCCAGAACCAGAGCCGCAACGAGTTCTTCGTCACCGCCGGCGAGCCGACACAGACCGTGCTCCAGGCCTCGGGCAAGGGGCTGGAAATGGTGCCGGTCACGCATCCCGACGATCTCGTCACCAGCGAGCCGGGCAAGTTCCGCTTCCTGGTCGATGGCAAGCCGGCGGCCGGCCTCAAGGTGGAATTCGTGCCCAACGCCCAGCGTTTTCGCGATGGCGATCACGCGCAGGCGCTGATGACCGGCGCGGACGGCCTGGTCACGGTGAAGTGGCCGGTCGCGGGTTTCTACTGGGTGAACGCCAGCCTGACCGACGACAAGCCAAGCGCGCCGCGCGCGACCAAGCGCCGCATGACGTACACCGCGACGCTGGAAGTCGTGGCGCCGTGA
- a CDS encoding DUF2271 domain-containing protein: MRKSLILVAGVVATPASAGTLTITVPRLSVAEYHKPYVAAWIEPAAGGPARTLAVWYDVKKKGNEPGTKWLADLRTWWRKGGRSLNLAADGVSGATRAPGAYRIPLPADLRPGAYVVHVEAARESGGRELVSVPLSVPVRDASAAGRSELGAVSVTVR; this comes from the coding sequence ATGCGAAAAAGCCTGATCCTCGTGGCCGGTGTCGTGGCCACTCCGGCCAGCGCCGGCACCCTGACGATCACCGTCCCCCGCCTTTCGGTCGCCGAATACCACAAGCCCTATGTCGCGGCCTGGATTGAGCCGGCCGCCGGCGGTCCGGCGCGCACGCTGGCGGTGTGGTACGACGTGAAGAAGAAGGGCAACGAGCCGGGCACCAAGTGGCTGGCCGACTTGCGCACCTGGTGGCGCAAGGGCGGCCGCAGCCTGAACCTGGCCGCCGATGGCGTCAGCGGCGCGACGCGCGCGCCGGGCGCCTATCGTATCCCGCTACCGGCCGATCTGCGCCCCGGCGCCTATGTCGTCCATGTCGAGGCGGCGCGCGAGAGCGGCGGGCGGGAGCTTGTTTCCGTGCCGCTGTCCGTGCCGGTGCGCGATGCTTCGGCCGCCGGGCGTTCCGAACTGGGCGCCGTTTCCGTCACCGTCCGTTGA
- a CDS encoding TonB-dependent siderophore receptor, translating into MTRTTSTSSFLALGCVSALAFAGPAQAQEAEQGRKLGGMTVTDTAITEEPGRTLESPKRTRPVRDTPQTITVLTSEVIEQQNLLTLRDVLSTVPGVTFGAGEGGGGYGDSINLRGYSANNDITIDGVRDSAQYTRSDQFNVDQIEVTNGANSVISGAGSVGGNINLITKRPKGDDSAVFSAGIGTDNYYRGTVDVNHRVNDLIAFRLNAMAHRNDAPGRDVEDYKRWGIAPAVTIGIDSPTRLTLQYYHQEDTNIPQYGVPYYASAGGKPAGFSRSGYYGLRGVDKQKINVDQFTATFEHEFSDKVSIRNLARWQDVRQLSIATAPQGTFCLASGVTPTGGACTTSASAISPVTATSFGGPATVAITVPAGSYLLTGPQGNVRDTRNQLMFDQIDLKAVFNTAGIEHTLDVGAAASWEKFELFGGSALRNADGTNPYDRTTTTRHLPFGSISDPNSANLYTGPINITPTSYQRGEQTNYAVYALDTLKLGRYLELSLGARYDHVSGSNRTDAIAAFNGSGPSGTASGPIVSYSKGDRLIGATLRNSADLFSYRLGLTYKPVEAVSLYIAYGNSRTPSKASVNGSCSTATCNISPESAKNYEIGAKAELFDGGLLVSAAAFRNERDRYAVASNDPIVPDQQLDGHSRVDGIALSASGRITPNWSITANYTYLKGKLIQSVSDFCLNNPGATGCANSAANPDPGAGSELANTPKHSGSLFTTYALPFGLTVGYGATYQGSFAFAAPTLAAPTVLRSKAYWVHQAYLSYAITPEISAQLNVKNFTNALYYTRIRNNGWATPGDARSAVFTLNVKL; encoded by the coding sequence GTGACCAGAACCACGTCGACCTCATCGTTCCTCGCGCTCGGCTGTGTCAGCGCGCTGGCTTTCGCCGGCCCGGCGCAGGCGCAGGAAGCGGAACAAGGTCGCAAGCTGGGCGGCATGACCGTGACCGACACCGCGATCACCGAAGAACCGGGCCGCACGCTGGAATCGCCCAAGCGCACGCGCCCTGTGCGCGATACGCCGCAGACCATCACCGTGCTAACCAGCGAGGTGATCGAGCAGCAGAACCTGCTGACCCTGCGCGACGTGCTCTCCACCGTGCCCGGCGTCACCTTCGGCGCAGGCGAAGGCGGCGGCGGCTATGGCGACAGCATCAACTTGCGCGGCTACAGCGCGAACAACGACATCACCATCGACGGGGTGCGCGACAGCGCGCAGTACACCCGCTCGGATCAGTTCAACGTCGACCAGATCGAGGTGACCAACGGCGCCAACTCGGTGATCTCGGGCGCCGGTTCGGTCGGCGGCAACATCAACCTGATCACCAAGCGACCCAAGGGCGATGACAGCGCGGTGTTCAGCGCGGGCATCGGCACCGACAACTACTATCGCGGCACCGTGGACGTGAACCACCGCGTCAATGACCTGATCGCGTTCCGCCTCAACGCCATGGCGCACAGGAACGACGCGCCCGGCCGCGACGTGGAGGACTACAAGCGCTGGGGCATCGCGCCGGCCGTGACCATCGGGATCGACAGCCCGACGCGCCTGACGCTGCAGTATTACCACCAGGAAGACACCAATATCCCGCAGTATGGCGTGCCCTATTACGCCTCTGCCGGTGGCAAGCCCGCGGGCTTCAGCCGTTCGGGCTATTACGGGCTGCGCGGCGTGGACAAGCAGAAGATCAACGTTGACCAGTTCACCGCGACGTTCGAGCACGAATTCAGCGACAAGGTCTCGATCCGCAACCTCGCCCGCTGGCAGGACGTGCGCCAGCTTTCCATCGCCACCGCACCGCAGGGAACCTTCTGCCTGGCGAGCGGCGTGACGCCCACGGGCGGCGCCTGCACCACTTCCGCTTCGGCAATCAGCCCGGTGACGGCGACCTCGTTCGGCGGCCCGGCCACGGTGGCGATCACCGTGCCCGCCGGATCGTACCTGCTGACCGGCCCCCAGGGCAACGTGCGCGACACGCGCAACCAGCTGATGTTCGACCAGATCGACCTGAAGGCGGTTTTCAATACCGCCGGGATCGAGCACACGCTGGACGTGGGCGCGGCCGCTTCGTGGGAGAAGTTCGAACTGTTCGGCGGATCGGCCCTGCGCAACGCCGACGGCACCAATCCCTATGACCGGACCACCACCACGCGCCACCTGCCGTTCGGCAGCATTTCCGACCCAAACAGCGCCAATCTCTACACCGGCCCGATCAATATCACTCCCACCAGCTATCAGCGCGGCGAACAGACCAATTACGCGGTCTATGCGCTCGATACGCTCAAGCTCGGGCGTTATCTCGAACTGAGCCTTGGTGCGCGCTACGATCACGTATCGGGCAGCAACCGCACCGACGCGATCGCCGCCTTCAACGGGTCCGGCCCGTCGGGCACCGCGAGCGGCCCGATCGTCAGCTACAGCAAGGGCGATCGCCTGATCGGCGCAACGCTGCGCAACAGCGCGGACCTGTTCTCCTATCGCCTGGGCCTCACGTACAAGCCGGTGGAAGCCGTCAGCCTGTATATCGCCTATGGCAACTCGCGCACACCGTCGAAAGCCTCGGTCAACGGTTCCTGCTCGACGGCGACCTGCAACATCTCGCCCGAATCCGCCAAGAACTACGAGATCGGCGCCAAGGCCGAACTGTTCGATGGCGGCCTGCTGGTCTCCGCCGCGGCGTTCCGCAACGAACGGGACCGCTACGCCGTCGCCTCGAACGATCCGATCGTGCCCGATCAGCAGCTCGACGGCCATTCACGGGTGGATGGCATCGCGCTCAGCGCCTCGGGCCGGATCACGCCCAACTGGTCGATCACCGCGAACTATACCTATCTCAAGGGCAAGCTGATCCAGTCGGTATCGGACTTCTGCCTGAACAATCCGGGCGCGACCGGGTGCGCCAACAGCGCGGCCAATCCCGATCCCGGCGCGGGTTCGGAACTCGCCAACACGCCCAAGCATTCGGGCAGCCTGTTCACCACCTATGCCCTGCCGTTCGGCCTGACCGTGGGCTATGGCGCGACCTATCAGGGCAGCTTCGCCTTCGCCGCGCCGACGCTGGCCGCGCCGACCGTGCTGCGATCGAAGGCCTACTGGGTGCACCAGGCCTATCTGTCCTACGCGATCACGCCCGAAATCTCCGCGCAGCTCAACGTCAAGAACTTCACCAACGCGCTCTACTACACGCGCATCCGCAACAACGGATGGGCGACGCCGGGCGATGCCCGCTCGGCGGTGTTCACGCTGAATGTGAAGCTCTGA
- a CDS encoding Fe2+-dependent dioxygenase yields the protein MLIPVPGLLDADGVAAVRALIDRAQWIDGNTTSGYQSALAKNNLQLPEEAPEAQQAGQLILAALGACPLFIAAALPLKIFPPLFNSYAGGQAFGTHVDNAVRIQKDTNFRVRSDLSMTVFLEAPEDYDGGELTVETPFGVQQVKLPAGHAVLYPSSSLHRVEPVTRGRRVASFFWIQSMIRDDAARASLFDLDQAIQTLGATVGQSDPSIIRLTGVYHNLLRRWADA from the coding sequence ATGCTTATTCCCGTTCCCGGCCTGCTGGATGCCGATGGCGTCGCGGCGGTTCGCGCCCTCATCGATCGGGCACAATGGATCGATGGCAACACCACGTCGGGCTACCAGTCGGCGCTTGCCAAGAACAACCTGCAACTGCCCGAGGAAGCGCCTGAGGCGCAGCAGGCGGGGCAGCTGATCCTGGCGGCGTTGGGCGCGTGCCCGCTGTTCATCGCCGCCGCGCTGCCGCTGAAAATCTTCCCGCCGCTGTTCAACAGCTATGCCGGCGGGCAGGCTTTCGGCACCCATGTCGACAATGCCGTGCGCATCCAGAAGGATACCAACTTTCGCGTGCGTTCGGACCTGTCGATGACGGTGTTCCTCGAAGCGCCGGAAGATTACGACGGCGGCGAACTGACCGTTGAAACGCCGTTCGGCGTCCAGCAGGTCAAGCTGCCGGCCGGCCACGCGGTGCTCTACCCCTCCTCCTCGCTCCACCGCGTGGAGCCGGTCACGCGCGGGCGACGGGTGGCAAGCTTCTTCTGGATCCAGTCGATGATCCGCGACGACGCGGCGCGCGCCAGCCTGTTCGATCTGGACCAGGCGATCCAGACGCTGGGGGCGACCGTGGGGCAGAGCGATCCCTCGATCATCCGCCTGACCGGCGTCTATCACAACCTGCTGCGGCGCTGGGCTGACGCCTGA
- a CDS encoding energy transducer TonB, with protein sequence MLHKAEGLIADGDTLLSWDQIAAATKDNARMRLVSSSNLLDTAPAVPATRSARYGEGRRFSTRALVITAAVHIAAIAGLLTVQHHAAKHQEDRLVAVTLSLAPPPPPPPQAKQPPQTQPVPTTQPLPQIVIPQAAATPAAIDPLPQPVIQPGPPAPPAPPAPPAPPAAPSTVQGGDLGTRMVAGSPPRYPVESRRRKEQGTVVLALVLGLDGAVEQISVSNSSGFRRLDDAALSAVRKWRWEPTLRGGQAVKVRGVVEIPFVLQG encoded by the coding sequence GTGTTGCACAAGGCTGAAGGGCTGATCGCGGACGGCGATACCCTGCTTTCGTGGGACCAGATCGCCGCCGCGACGAAAGACAATGCCCGAATGCGGCTGGTTTCGTCCAGCAACTTGCTCGATACCGCCCCGGCCGTGCCCGCCACCCGGTCTGCTCGCTATGGCGAAGGTCGCCGTTTCAGCACGCGGGCGCTCGTCATCACGGCTGCGGTGCATATCGCGGCGATTGCCGGGCTGCTGACCGTGCAGCACCACGCCGCCAAGCATCAGGAAGACCGGCTGGTGGCCGTCACGCTCTCGCTCGCGCCGCCTCCCCCGCCACCGCCCCAGGCGAAGCAGCCGCCGCAGACCCAGCCCGTTCCCACCACGCAGCCGCTGCCCCAGATCGTGATCCCGCAAGCCGCCGCGACCCCGGCCGCGATCGATCCGCTGCCGCAGCCGGTGATCCAGCCCGGCCCGCCCGCCCCGCCGGCTCCCCCCGCGCCGCCAGCGCCGCCCGCCGCGCCCAGCACGGTGCAGGGTGGCGATCTCGGCACGCGCATGGTCGCCGGCTCTCCCCCGCGCTATCCGGTGGAAAGCCGCCGTCGCAAGGAACAAGGAACCGTGGTGCTCGCCCTGGTCCTGGGGCTGGACGGCGCGGTCGAACAGATTTCGGTCAGCAACAGCAGCGGCTTCCGCCGGCTGGACGATGCCGCGCTCTCCGCCGTGCGCAAATGGCGCTGGGAACCGACCCTGCGCGGCGGGCAGGCGGTGAAAGTGCGCGGTGTCGTCGAAATTCCCTTTGTTCTGCAAGGCTGA
- a CDS encoding TonB-dependent receptor produces the protein MRISFVTSLSTLATVLVLTPIVAHAEEDAATASDAPRSDILVIAQKQAATIENAPSTKAAVTADLIAEKINAVSVEDTLKYLPSLIVRKRHIGDNFAPIATRTSGLGSSARSLIFADGAILSALIANNNGNGSPRWTLVTPEEIARIDVLYGPFSAAYAGNSIGTVVNITTRLPEKLEAHASVLTNIQQSDLYGTHQTLPTWQFAGSVGDRFGPLAVFLSGTRTVANSQPISIVTAAAAPTGTTGAYDDRNRTGTAIKVLGAGGIEHHEQNTWKAKAALDLGGNTRLSYVLGIWTDKTRGTVDSYLRDGSGTTTYATANSGVTTGFNSGVYTRDALHFSHALTAQGGSKLIDWQVVGTLYDYAHDLQNGPSTATSGPTANRLPSAFAGGPGTIQRQDGTGWMTLDAKAALHLGAHEVSFGGHGDRYKLAAQTFLASNWLGTATQGALSTASRGKTRTLALWAQDAIRITPQWTLTLGARQEWWRAWDGYNLIASGASVTQAERKANGFSPKASLAWQPAPQWTARLSFGQAWRFPTVGELYQATTVGTLLANPNPNLRPERARSGELAVEHQDAHGTMRVSLFNEVIDGALISQTNINTPGITSSYVQNVDRTRARGVELAIDRRDVLPGFDVAGSVTYADAITSRNSAFPASVGKLLPSVPHWKANAVLTWRASEKLSLTSAARYASRNYATLDNSDTVGNTNQGFYKYFVIDMRAVFHVNDHFDFALGVDNLNNDRYYLFHPFPQRSFTAQVNWKL, from the coding sequence ATGAGGATTTCGTTCGTCACGTCTCTTTCCACGCTGGCCACCGTGCTGGTCTTAACGCCTATAGTCGCCCATGCCGAGGAAGACGCCGCCACGGCGTCCGACGCGCCCCGTTCCGACATTCTGGTGATCGCGCAGAAGCAGGCCGCCACGATCGAGAACGCACCGTCCACCAAGGCGGCGGTGACCGCGGACCTGATCGCCGAAAAGATCAACGCGGTCAGCGTGGAGGATACGCTCAAGTACCTGCCCAGCCTGATCGTGCGCAAGCGGCACATCGGCGACAACTTCGCGCCGATCGCCACGCGCACCTCGGGCCTTGGCTCCAGCGCGCGCAGCCTGATCTTCGCCGACGGCGCGATCCTGTCCGCGCTGATCGCCAACAACAACGGCAACGGCAGCCCGCGCTGGACGTTGGTGACGCCGGAGGAAATCGCGCGGATCGACGTGCTCTACGGCCCTTTCTCCGCCGCCTATGCCGGCAACAGCATCGGCACCGTGGTAAACATCACCACGCGCCTGCCCGAGAAGCTGGAAGCCCACGCCTCGGTCCTGACCAATATTCAGCAGTCCGACCTCTATGGCACGCACCAGACCCTGCCGACGTGGCAGTTCGCCGGTTCGGTGGGTGACCGCTTCGGCCCGCTCGCGGTGTTCCTGAGCGGCACGCGCACGGTAGCGAACAGCCAGCCGATCAGCATCGTGACCGCCGCAGCCGCACCGACCGGAACAACCGGCGCCTATGACGACCGCAACCGCACCGGCACCGCAATCAAGGTACTGGGCGCCGGCGGCATCGAGCATCACGAACAGAACACCTGGAAGGCCAAGGCCGCGCTCGATCTCGGCGGCAATACGCGCCTCAGCTACGTCCTCGGCATCTGGACCGACAAGACGCGCGGCACCGTGGACAGCTATCTGCGCGACGGCTCGGGCACGACGACCTACGCCACCGCCAACAGCGGCGTGACCACTGGCTTCAATTCCGGCGTCTATACCCGCGACGCGCTGCACTTTTCGCACGCACTGACCGCTCAGGGCGGGTCGAAGCTGATCGACTGGCAGGTTGTCGGCACGCTCTACGACTACGCGCACGATCTCCAGAACGGCCCATCGACCGCGACCAGCGGCCCGACCGCCAACAGGCTGCCGTCCGCCTTCGCCGGCGGACCCGGCACGATCCAGCGGCAGGACGGCACCGGATGGATGACGCTGGACGCCAAGGCCGCGCTCCATCTCGGCGCACACGAGGTCAGCTTCGGAGGGCATGGCGATCGCTACAAGCTGGCGGCGCAGACCTTCCTGGCGAGCAACTGGCTCGGTACCGCCACCCAAGGCGCGCTCAGCACAGCCTCGCGCGGCAAGACGCGCACGCTGGCGCTGTGGGCGCAGGACGCGATCCGGATCACCCCGCAGTGGACGCTGACGCTGGGCGCGCGGCAGGAATGGTGGCGCGCGTGGGACGGCTACAACCTGATCGCCAGCGGCGCATCGGTGACGCAGGCGGAACGCAAGGCCAACGGCTTCTCGCCCAAGGCCTCGCTCGCATGGCAGCCCGCGCCGCAGTGGACCGCGCGCCTTTCGTTCGGGCAGGCGTGGCGTTTCCCGACCGTGGGCGAACTCTATCAGGCAACCACGGTGGGCACGCTGCTGGCCAATCCCAACCCCAACCTGCGGCCCGAACGTGCGCGCAGCGGCGAACTGGCGGTCGAGCATCAGGACGCCCATGGCACGATGCGCGTGTCGCTGTTCAACGAGGTGATCGATGGCGCGCTGATCTCGCAGACCAACATCAACACGCCGGGGATCACCAGCAGCTATGTCCAGAACGTCGATCGCACGCGCGCACGGGGCGTGGAACTGGCGATCGACCGGCGCGACGTGCTGCCCGGCTTCGACGTGGCCGGCAGCGTGACCTATGCCGACGCGATCACCAGCCGGAACAGCGCCTTTCCCGCCTCGGTCGGCAAGCTGCTGCCCAGCGTGCCGCACTGGAAGGCCAACGCGGTGCTGACCTGGCGGGCGAGCGAGAAGCTCTCGCTCACCAGTGCTGCGCGCTATGCCAGCCGCAACTATGCCACGCTGGACAACAGCGATACGGTGGGCAACACCAATCAGGGATTCTACAAATACTTCGTGATCGACATGCGCGCGGTGTTCCATGTGAACGACCATTTCGACTTCGCGCTGGGCGTCGATAACCTCAACAACGACCGATACTACCTGTTCCACCCGTTCCCGCAGCGGTCGTTTACCGCGCAGGTGAACTGGAAGCTGTAA
- a CDS encoding FAD:protein FMN transferase encodes MTIAASTVPAAMRIAVPERIDETALARFDRGAPVVDCDGETMGTRWHVRMALPAGGDAELLAARVQARLDGIVAEMSHWEPSSLLSRYNRAAPGSWTALPPDFAAVMEAALQVAERSAGVFDPALGRLTDVWGLGPRRRDAPPDEAAIARALEVSGWRRLALDRPGEGVSARLLQPGGLWLDLSGVAKGYAADAVADLLARAGVAHALVGVGGECVGRGMRPDGDPWWVDLETPAGIALPALRVALHQLAVATSGDYLRGAHTLDPRTGHVPYGAASAISVLHASCMMADAWASALGAVPIAEARDLAVREGLATRLITRDGAEWLSPALSAML; translated from the coding sequence GTGACCATCGCGGCATCGACCGTTCCGGCGGCCATGCGGATAGCTGTGCCGGAACGGATCGATGAAACGGCGCTGGCGCGGTTCGACCGCGGCGCACCCGTCGTCGATTGCGACGGGGAGACGATGGGCACGCGCTGGCATGTCCGCATGGCGTTGCCGGCGGGCGGCGATGCGGAACTACTGGCGGCCCGCGTCCAAGCGCGCCTCGACGGGATCGTGGCAGAGATGAGCCACTGGGAGCCGTCCTCGCTGCTCAGCCGCTACAACCGCGCCGCGCCGGGAAGCTGGACCGCATTGCCGCCCGATTTCGCGGCGGTGATGGAAGCGGCGCTGCAGGTGGCGGAACGGTCCGCCGGGGTCTTCGATCCCGCGCTTGGCCGGCTTACGGACGTATGGGGGCTGGGGCCGCGCCGGCGGGACGCGCCGCCGGACGAGGCCGCGATCGCACGGGCGCTGGAGGTTTCCGGCTGGCGGCGGCTCGCGCTGGATCGGCCGGGCGAAGGCGTATCGGCCCGCCTGCTCCAGCCGGGCGGGTTGTGGCTCGACCTGTCGGGCGTGGCCAAGGGCTATGCCGCTGATGCCGTGGCCGACCTGCTGGCGCGGGCAGGCGTTGCGCACGCGCTGGTCGGGGTGGGGGGCGAATGCGTGGGGCGCGGGATGCGCCCCGATGGCGATCCGTGGTGGGTCGATCTGGAAACGCCCGCAGGCATCGCCCTGCCGGCGCTGCGCGTGGCGCTGCACCAACTGGCGGTGGCGACTTCAGGCGACTACCTGCGCGGCGCGCACACGCTCGATCCGCGTACCGGCCATGTGCCGTACGGCGCGGCGAGCGCCATCAGTGTGCTGCACGCCTCCTGCATGATGGCCGACGCCTGGGCCAGCGCGCTGGGTGCGGTTCCCATCGCGGAGGCGAGGGATCTGGCCGTGCGGGAGGGTCTCGCCACACGCCTGATCACGCGCGACGGGGCCGAGTGGCTCAGCCCGGCCCTTTCCGCGATGCTCTGA
- a CDS encoding PepSY-associated TM helix domain-containing protein codes for MHTWHWISAAVSLVGMFLFAITGITLNHASSISAEPKVASRQATLPPALRGVLEAGARKDAPVPEPVAASLVGLVGLDVRGHAAEWNDDEVYVALPGPGRDAWVSIDRQTGEVTSERTDRGWVSYFNDLHKGRNSGAAWFWFIDVFAAACVIFTLTGLLLLQLHARHRPSTWPLVALGTAIPLVIALFFIH; via the coding sequence TTGCACACGTGGCACTGGATCAGCGCTGCTGTCTCGCTGGTCGGCATGTTCCTGTTCGCCATCACCGGGATCACGCTCAACCACGCCAGTTCGATCAGCGCGGAACCCAAGGTTGCTTCGCGGCAGGCCACGCTGCCGCCCGCCCTGCGCGGCGTGCTGGAAGCCGGCGCGCGCAAGGACGCGCCCGTGCCCGAACCCGTCGCGGCCAGCCTGGTCGGTCTGGTGGGACTCGACGTGCGGGGCCATGCCGCCGAATGGAATGACGATGAAGTCTATGTCGCCCTGCCGGGGCCGGGGCGCGATGCCTGGGTCAGCATCGATCGCCAGACCGGGGAAGTAACGTCCGAGCGCACCGATCGCGGCTGGGTTTCCTATTTCAACGATCTGCACAAGGGGCGCAATTCCGGGGCCGCGTGGTTCTGGTTCATCGATGTGTTCGCCGCCGCCTGCGTCATCTTCACGCTCACCGGGCTGCTCCTGCTCCAGCTGCACGCGCGGCATCGACCTTCCACCTGGCCGCTGGTCGCGCTGGGAACGGCGATCCCGCTCGTCATCGCTCTCTTTTTCATCCACTGA